From the genome of Glycine max cultivar Williams 82 chromosome 2, Glycine_max_v4.0, whole genome shotgun sequence, one region includes:
- the LOC100777920 gene encoding probable protein phosphatase 2C 46: MLSRLMDFLTACWRRRGSSSDGKGSEVSGRKEGLLWYKDTGQHLFGEYSMAVVQANNLLEDQSQIESGPLSMLDTGPYGTFVGVYDGHGGPETSRYVCDHLFQHLKRFASEQKSMSMEVIRKAYQATEEGFLSVVTKQWPMNPQIAAVGSCCLVGVICGGILYIANLGDSRAVLGRVVRATGEVLAIQLSSEHNVAIESVRQEMHSLHPDDSKIVVLKHNVWRVKGLIQISRSIGDVYLKKAEFNKEPLYAKFRVREGFKRPILSSDPSISVHELQQHDQFLIFASDGLWEHLSNQDAVDIVQNNPHNGIARRLIKAALQEAAKKREMRYSDLKKIDRGVRRHFHDDITVVVVFLDSNLVSRASSVRGPPLSVRGGGVPLPSRTLAPCAAPMET, from the exons ATGCTATCAAGGCTGATGGACTTTCTGACTGCCTGCTGGCGGCGAAGAGGATCCTCCTCCGACGGCAAGGGTTCCGAGGTTTCCGGGCGGAAGGAAGGGCTGCTGTGGTACAAGGATACCGGGCAGCACTTGTTTGGTGAATACTCAATGGCTGTTGTCCAGGCCAACAACTTGCTCGAGGATCAGAGCCAGATTGAGTCTGGTCCTCTCAGCATGCTTGACACTGGCCCTTATGGGACCTTTGTTGGTGTGTATGATGGACACGGTGGGCCTGAGACGTCGCGCTACGTCTGTGATCATCTCTTCCAACATCTAAAAC gatttgCATCTGAGCAGAAGTCCATGTCTATGGAGGTTATTCGGAAGGCATACCAAGCCACAGAAGAAGGTTTTTTGTCAGTGGTTACCAAACAGTGGCCCATGAATCCCCAAATTGCTGCTGTGGGATCTTGTTGTTTGGTTGGTGTGATTTGTGGTGGTATCCTCTATATTGCTAACCTTGGTGATTCCCGTGCTGTGCTTGGCCGGGTGGTCAGAGCAACTGGGGAGGTTTTGGCGATCCAGCTTTCGTCAGAGCATAATGTGGCCATAGAATCTGTGAGACAAGAGATGCATTCTTTGCATCCGGATGACTCAAAAATTGTGGTTCTAAAGCACAATGTATGGCGGGTGAAGGGTCTGATACAG ATTTCTAGATCCATTGGCGATGTATACCTAAAAAAGGCTGAATTTAACAAGGAACCGTTGTATGCTAAGTTTCGTGTGCGGGAAGGTTTTAAGAGGCCCATTTTGAGCTCTGACCCATCAATTTCTGTCCATGAACTTCAACAGCATGATCAATTTCTCATATTTGCTTCTGATGGTCTTTGGGAACACCTTAGCAATCAGGATGCCGTTGATATAGTTCAAAACAACCCACACAAT GGAATTGCTCGGAGGCTCATCAAAGCTGCGTTGCAAGAAGCagcaaaaaagagagagatgagGTACTCTGATTTGAAGAAAATTGACCGTGGTGTCCGCCGGCATTTCCATGATGACATCACAGTTGTAGTTGTATTTCTTGACTCCAATCTTGTCAGCAGAGCCAGCTCAGTAAGAGGTCCTCCTTTATCGGTGAGAGGAGGTGGTGTTCCCCTACCTTCTAGAACTTTGGCTCCCTGTGCTGCACCTATGGAAACTTAG
- the LOC100817470 gene encoding probable serine/threonine-protein kinase PBL23 codes for MKNRSGSAHKMLLEFIAGILTTMVGALLYCLFWRKVIPFLKQRKTLKGKEHDKISLRYFDFKELERATKNFSQDCLLGSGAFGNVYKGTFDLEGTLAIKRAHSESFSSVEEFRNEVRLLSAVRHRNLIGLIGYCEEPERHGAKILVYEYVPNGSLLEYIMGNETSLTWKQRLNIAIGAARGIAYLHEGVKPSIIHRDIKPSNILLAEGFEAKVSDFGLVRSGPTGDQSHVSSQIKGTPGYLDPAYCLSFHLTKFSDVYSFGIILLQLVSARPVVDSTVNQSNQHIIDWARPSLEKCSVEEIIDANLLCQSEPCNMEVMLKMGQLGLRCVVEEPKHRPTMSQVCQELEQALYSANDSFNNKKSSKGFLTPIGSSQQSTKSETRRSVESYDCSQSFVSIDSVGLQKFHVDMDSFSFKSTDLRCLENNSISIDMDRV; via the exons ATGAAAAATAGGAGTGGATCTGCACATAAGATGTTACTGGAATTTATTGCTGGCATTTTAACAACAATGGTTGGGGCCTTACTCTATTGCCTCTTCTGGAGAAAGGTCATTCCATTTCTTAAGCAACGAAAGACTTTGAAAG GAAAGGAACatgataaaatatcattaagGTATTTTGATTTTAAGGAACTAGAGAGAGCAACCAAAAATTTTAGCCAAGATTGCTTGCTAGGTTCTGGTGCATTTGGAAATGTCTACAAAGGAACCTTTGACTTAGAAGGAACACTAGCCATTAAGAGAGCTCATTCTGAATCATTCTCAAGTGTGGAAGAATTCAGAAATG AAGTTAGGCTCCTCTCAGCTGTAAGGCACAGGAATCTTATTGGTTTGATTGGATATTGTGAAGAACCAG AACGACATGGAGCCAAAATCCTAGTCTATGAATATGTTCCAAACGGTTCACTGCTTGAGTACATCATGG GAAACGAAACGAGCTTAACTTGGAAGCAAAGACTAAACATAGCAATAGGAGCAGCAAGAG GCATAGCTTATTTGCATGAAGGGGTGAAACCAAGCATTATTCACCGTGACATCAAACCAAGTAACATCCTATTAGCGGAAGGTTTTGAGGCTAAGGTCTCAGATTTTGGGCTAGTAAGATCAGGGCCAACTGGTGATCAGTCACATGTCAGCAGCCAGATTAAAGGGACACCAGGGTACCTTGACCCTGCCTATTGTTTAAGCTTTCATTTGACCAAATTCAGCGACGTTTATAGCTTCGGTATCATACTTTTGCAACTTGTTTCAGCTAGACCTGTGGTGGATTCCACTGTAAACCAAAGTAATCAACATATTATTGACTGG GCAAGGCCAAGCTTAGAGAAGTGTAGTGTTGAAGAAATCATAGATGCAAATCTACTATGTCAAAGTGAGCCATGCAACATGGAAGTTATGCTAAAGATGGGGCAACTTGGTTTAAGATGTGTGGTTGAAGAACCAAAACATCGCCCAACAATGAGCCAGGTGTGTCAAGAACTAGAGCAAGCCCTCTACTCAGCTAATGATAGCTTCAATAACAAGAAATCTTCAAAGGGATTCCTTACACCAATTGGCTCATCCCAACAATCAACAAAGTCGGAGACTCGGCGATCAGTTGAATCATACGATTGTTCACAAAGCTTTGTTAGTATTGACAGTGTTGGATTACAGAAATTTCATGTTGATATGGATAGTTTCTCCTTTAAGAGCACAGACTTAAGGTGCTTAGAAAATAATAGTATTAGTATTGACATGGATAGAGTATAA
- the LOC100818540 gene encoding aspartyl protease family protein 1 isoform X1 — MLASVFIIVSLLSLWECCQCHGHVYTFTMHHRHSEPVRKWSHSAAAGIPAPPEEGTVEYYAELADRDRLLRGRKLSQIDAGLAFSDGNSTFRISSLGFLHYTTVQIGTPGVKFMVALDTGSDLFWVPCDCTRCAASDSTAFASALATQDFDLNVYNPNGSSTSKKVTCNNSLCTHRSQCLGTFSNCPYMVSYVSAETSTSGILVEDVLHLTQEDNHHDLVEANVIFGCGQIQSGSFLDVAAPNGLFGLGMEKISVPSMLSREGFTADSFSMCFGRDGIGRISFGDKGSFDQDETPFNLNPSHPTYNITVTQVRVGTTVIDVEFTALFDSGTSFTYLVDPTYTRLTESFHSQVQDRRHRSDSRIPFEYCYDMSPDANTSLIPSVSLTMGGGSHFAVYDPIIIISTQSELVYCLAVVKSAELNIIGQNFMTGYRVVFDREKLVLGWKKFDCYDIEDHNDAIPTRPRSHADVPPAVAAGLGNYPATDSTRKSKYNSQRSIASPSSHCSHSSLPTFLGFLVLCFVYIL, encoded by the exons ATGCTCGCTTCCGTTTTCATCATTGTGTCGCTCCTCTCCCTCTGGGAGTGTTGTCAGTGCCACGGCCACGTCTACACTTTTACGATGCACCACCGCCACTCCGAGCCCGTCAGGAAGTGGTCCCACTCCGCCGCCGCCGGAATCCCCGCCCCGCCTGAGGAGGGCACCGTCGAGTACTACGCCGAGCTCGCCGACCGCGACCGCCTCCTCCGCGGCCGCAAGCTCTCCCAAATCGACGCCGGCCTCGCCTTCTCCGACGGCAACTCCACCTTCCGCATCAGCTCCCTCGGATT TTTGCATTATACGACAGTTCAAATAGGGACACCGGGAGTGAAGTTCATGGTGGCACTTGATACGGGAAGTGACCTGTTCTGGGTACCCTGTGATTGCACAAGATGTGCTGCTTCTGATAGCACAGCCTTTGCTTCAGCCTTGGCTACT CAGGATTTTGACCTTAATGTATACAATCCTAATGGATCTTCAACAAGCAAGAAGGTTACTTGTAACAACAGTTTGTGTACGCACCGCAGCCAATGCCTGGGGACGTTCAGTAATTGCCCCTACATGGTCTCTTATGTCTCTGCTGAAACGTCTACATCGGGAATACTAGTGGAAGATGTTCTGCACTTAACACAAGAAGATAATCACCATGACCTTGTTGAGGCAAATGTCATATTTGG ATGTGGACAAATTCAGAGTGGATCATTCTTAGATGTTGCTGCTCCCAATGGTTTGTTTGGGCTAGGTATGGAGAAAATATCAGTTCCTAGCATGTTATCAAGGGAAGGATTTACAGCAGATTCATTCTCCATGTGTTTCGGACGTGATGGCATTGGAAGGATAAGTTTTGGGGACAAGGGAAGTTTTGATCAAGATGAGACTCCGTTTAATCTGAACCCATCACA CCCTACCTATAACATCACAGTCACTCAAGTACGTGTAGGAACAACTGTAATTGATGTGGAATTCACAGCTCTTTTTGATTCTGGGACCTCTTTTACATATTTGGTTGATCCAACCTATACAAGGCTTACCGAGAGC TTTCATTCCCAAGTACAAGACAGGCGGCATAGATCAGATTCAAGAATCCCTTTTGAATATTGTTATGATATGAG TCCTGATGCAAATACTAGCCTGATTCCTAGTGTGAGTTTAACTATGGGAGGTGGAAGCCATTTTGCTGTTTATGATCCAATAATTATTATCTCAACTCAG AGCGAACTTGTATATTGTCTAGCAGTCGTCAAAAGTGCTGAACTAAACATAATTGGAC AAAACTTCATGACTGGTTACCGTGTCGTATTTGACCGAGAAAAGCTCGTATTGGGATGGAAGAAATTTGATT GTTACGACATTGAGGATCATAATGATGCCATCCCAACAAGACCACGCTCACACGCAGATGTGCCTCCTGCTGTTGCTGCAGGGCTTGGTAATTACCCTGCCACTGATTCAACTAGAAAATCCAAATACAACTCTCAGAGGTCAATTGCATCACCATCTTCACATTGTAGCCATTCTTCACTTCCAACTTTCCTCGGATTTCTTGTATtgtgttttgtttatattctatAG
- the LOC100814820 gene encoding putative germin-like protein 9-2 precursor has protein sequence MTLNFLGLIFFPLLVPALLIINNALASDPDIIYDYVSPQNSSVNGSFFTYTGLRGVLHQIPQSFKATKVTLVEFPALNGQSISYALFQYPAGSINPPHIHPRAAEFLFLVSGSLQVGFVDTTRTLYTQNLQSGDMFIFPKGLIHYQYNPQSVPATAISAFGSANAGTVSIPHSIFSTGIDDVILAKAFKTDTYTVKKIRSGLNKP, from the coding sequence ATGACCCTAAACTTCTTAGGGTTGATTTTCTTTCCCTTGCTAGTGCCTGCCTTGCTTATCATCAACAATGCTCTGGCAAGTGATCCAGATATCATATATGACTATGTTTCACCACAGAATAGCAGTGTCAATGGAAGCTTCTTTACTTACACTGGATTAAGAGGAGTCCTTCATCAAATTCCTCAATCTTTCAAGGCAACAAAAGTAACCCTGGTTGAATTTCCTGCTCTCAATGGACAAAGTATATCATATGCACTATTTCAGTACCCTGCTGGTAGCATCAACCCTCCTCACATCCACCCCCGTGCCGCCGAGTTTCTGTTCCTTGTAAGTGGCTCCCTGCAAGTAGGATTTGTTGACACTACTCGCACACTTTACACACAAAACCTTCAATCAGGTGATATGTTCATATTTCCTAAAGGGTTGATACATTATCAGTATAATCCACAATCAGTTCCAGCCACTGCTATATCTGCTTTTGGAAGTGCAAATGCAGGAACGGTTTCAATACCTCATTCTATTTTTAGTACGGGAATTGATGATGTAATCCTTGCCAAGGCTTTCAAGACTGATACTTATACAGTGAAGAAGATTAGATCTGGCCTAAACAAACCTTAG
- the LOC100818001 gene encoding CSC1-like protein At4g35870, whose protein sequence is MVDPLPPPPSSSGGDDGDPFGTWYGNIDYLLNISAIGSACCLLIFLLVKLRSDHRRMPGPAALASKLLAVWHATGREIARHCGADAAQFLLIEGGSFALLLSLAALALTVLLPLNLSAGTAPLADGFSKTTITHIPKGSPLLWIHFLFAVLVAVLVHFGISATEERLRITRFRDGYGNLSDPTVNSTAIFTIMVQGLPKIIGADRIVLHEYFQYRYPGKVYKVIVPMDLCALDDLANELLRVRDEISWLVARIDSRLLPEDGDGGGNGGGPAGLWGSVICCWKWLKGFCVDFMRRFGYSDEERLRKLQESRAELESELADYKEGRAPGAGVAFVMFRDVYTANKAVQDFQNEKRRRIGKFFSVMELRLRRNQWKVERAPLATDIYWKNMGTPRMSLKLRRVFVNTCLLLMLLFFSSPLAVISAVKSAGRIINAEAMDNAQLWLAWVQSSSWLASLIFQFLPNMIIFVSMYIVIPSALSYLSKFERHLTVSGEQRAALMKMVCFFLVNLILLRGLVESSLESMILKMGRCYLDGEDCKRIEQYMSASILSKSCLSSLAFLITSTFLGISYDLLAPIPWIKRNIQKFRKNDMLQLVPEQSEEYPLENQGIDNQNSLQRPLMHDNAYDIANGDNVEGQDLFVYPITGSSPAPKQTFDFAQYYAFNLTIFALTLVYCSFNPLVVPVGAVYFGYRYVVDKYNFLFVYRVRGFPAGNDGRLIDTVICIMRFCVDLFLLAMLLFFSVQGDSTKLQAIFTLGLLVMYKLLPSSNDSFQSTLLEDIQTVDNVVDTRPIDYEVFSQPRFDWDTPQR, encoded by the coding sequence ATGGTCGACCCCCTCCCTCCGCCGCCGTCGTCTTCCGGCGGAGACGACGGCGACCCCTTCGGCACCTGGTATGGCAACATCGACTATTTGCTGAACATCTCCGCGATCGGCTCCGCGTGCTGCCTTCTGATCTTCCTCCTCGTGAAGCTGCGCAGCGACCACCGCCGCATGCCGGGCCCCGCCGCCCTCGCCTCGAAGCTCCTCGCCGTCTGGCACGCCACCGGCCGCGAAATCGCCCGCCACTGCGGCGCGGACGCGGCGCAGTTCCTCCTCATCGAGGGAGGCAGCTTCGCCCTCCTCCTCTCCCTCGCCGCCCTCGCCCTCACCGTCCTCCTCCCCCTCAACCTCTCCGCTGGCACCGCCCCCCTCGCTGACGGCTTCTCCAAAACCACCATCACTCACATCCCCAAAGGCTCCCCCTTGCtctggattcatttcctcttcgCCGTCCTCGTCGCGGTTCTCGTCCACTTCGGAATCTCCGCCACTGAAGAGCGTCTTCGGATCACGCGGTTCAGAGACGGGTACGGTAATTTGAGCGATCCCACCGTGAATTCCACTGCCATATTCACTATTATGGTTCAGGGTTTGCCCAAAATCATAGGTGCTGATAGGATAGTGTTGCATGAGTATTTTCAGTATAGGTACCCCGGGAAGGTTTATAAGGTTATTGTCCCTATGGATTTGTGTGCGTTGGATGATTTAGCTAATGAATTGTTGCGTGTGAGGGATGAGATTTCGTGGCTTGTGGCCAGGATTGACTCTCGGCTTTTGCCGGAGGACGGTGACGGCGGTGGCAACGGTGGTGGCCCTGCCGGATTGTGGGGCTCGGTGATTTGTTGTTGGAAGTGGTTGAAgggtttttgtgttgattttatgagGAGGTTTGGTTATAGTGATGAAGAGAGGTTGAGGAAGTTGCAGGAGTCGAGGGCTGAGTTGGAGAGTGAGTTGGCTGATTATAAAGAAGGGCGTGCCCCCGGTGCTGGTGTTGCATTTGTTATGTTTAGGGATGTGTATACTGCTAATAAGGCTGTTCAGGATTTTCAGaatgagaagaggaggaggattgGCAAGTTCTTTTCGGTTATGGAGTTGCGGTTGCGGCGGAATCAGTGGAAGGTTGAGCGGGCTCCCTTGGCGACTGACATTTATTGGAAGAACATGGGGACGCCGAGGATGTCGCTGAAGCTGCGGCGGGTGTTTGTGAACACTTGTTTGTTGTTGATGCTTTTGTTCTTCAGCTCACCGCTTGCAGTGATCAGTGCTGTTAAGAGTGCTGGGAGGATTATCAATGCCGAAGCCATGGATAATGCACAGCTGTGGTTGGCTTGGGTGCAAAGCTCTAGTTGGCTTGCAAGccttatttttcagtttttaccCAATATGATCATATTTGTTAGCATGTATATAGTGATCCCTTCGGCTCTTTCATATCTATCGAAGTTTGAACGGCATTTGACAGTGTCTGGGGAGCAAAGAGCTGCGCTCATGAAGATGGTTTGCTTCTTCCTTGTGAATCTCATTCTCTTGAGGGGTTTGGTGGAATCGTCGTTAGAGAGTATGATCTTGAAGATGGGGCGGTGCTATTTGGATGGAGAAGATTGCAAGAGGATTGAGCAGTATATGAGTGCTTCGATCCTGTCCAAATCATGCCTCTCCTCACTTGCATTTCTGATCACAAGCACTTTCTTGGGGATTTCTTATGATCTTTTGGCACCCATTCCCtggatcaaaagaaacattCAGAAATTTAGGAAGAATGACATGCTTCAATTGGTGCCAGAACAAAGTGAAGAATACCCTTTAGAAAATCAGGGCATAGATAATCAAAATAGTCTTCAGAGGCCACTGATGCATGACAATGCTTATGACATTGCCAATGGGGATAATGTTGAAggacaagatctctttgtttatccAATCACTGGAAGCTCGCCTGCTCCCAAGCAGACATTCGATTTTGCACAGTATTACGCCtttaatttgacaatttttgCCCTGACTCTAGTATACTGTTCATTTAATCCCCTTGTGGTCCCTGTTGGTGCTGTTTATTTTGGGTATAGATATGTGGTTGACAAGTACAATTTTCTGTTTGTATATCGAGTTCGTGGCTTCCCTGCAGGCAACGATGGGAGGTTAATAGATACTGTAATATGCATCATGCGTTTCTGTGTTGATCTGTTCCTACTTGCCATGCTCCTATTCTTCTCAGTTCAAGGGGACTCTACGAAGCTGCAAGCCATATTCACTCTTGGATTACTAGTCATGTATAAATTACTGCCTTCGAGTAATGATAGTTTTCAATCAACTCTTTTGGAGgacattcaaacagttgataaCGTTGTTGATACTAGGCCAATTGATTATGAGGTCTTCTCACAGCCCAGGTTTGATTGGGATACCCCTCAAAGGTGA
- the LOC100818540 gene encoding aspartyl protease family protein 1 isoform X2: protein MLASVFIIVSLLSLWECCQCHGHVYTFTMHHRHSEPVRKWSHSAAAGIPAPPEEGTVEYYAELADRDRLLRGRKLSQIDAGLAFSDGNSTFRISSLGFLHYTTVQIGTPGVKFMVALDTGSDLFWVPCDCTRCAASDSTAFASALATDFDLNVYNPNGSSTSKKVTCNNSLCTHRSQCLGTFSNCPYMVSYVSAETSTSGILVEDVLHLTQEDNHHDLVEANVIFGCGQIQSGSFLDVAAPNGLFGLGMEKISVPSMLSREGFTADSFSMCFGRDGIGRISFGDKGSFDQDETPFNLNPSHPTYNITVTQVRVGTTVIDVEFTALFDSGTSFTYLVDPTYTRLTESFHSQVQDRRHRSDSRIPFEYCYDMSPDANTSLIPSVSLTMGGGSHFAVYDPIIIISTQSELVYCLAVVKSAELNIIGQNFMTGYRVVFDREKLVLGWKKFDCYDIEDHNDAIPTRPRSHADVPPAVAAGLGNYPATDSTRKSKYNSQRSIASPSSHCSHSSLPTFLGFLVLCFVYIL from the exons ATGCTCGCTTCCGTTTTCATCATTGTGTCGCTCCTCTCCCTCTGGGAGTGTTGTCAGTGCCACGGCCACGTCTACACTTTTACGATGCACCACCGCCACTCCGAGCCCGTCAGGAAGTGGTCCCACTCCGCCGCCGCCGGAATCCCCGCCCCGCCTGAGGAGGGCACCGTCGAGTACTACGCCGAGCTCGCCGACCGCGACCGCCTCCTCCGCGGCCGCAAGCTCTCCCAAATCGACGCCGGCCTCGCCTTCTCCGACGGCAACTCCACCTTCCGCATCAGCTCCCTCGGATT TTTGCATTATACGACAGTTCAAATAGGGACACCGGGAGTGAAGTTCATGGTGGCACTTGATACGGGAAGTGACCTGTTCTGGGTACCCTGTGATTGCACAAGATGTGCTGCTTCTGATAGCACAGCCTTTGCTTCAGCCTTGGCTACT GATTTTGACCTTAATGTATACAATCCTAATGGATCTTCAACAAGCAAGAAGGTTACTTGTAACAACAGTTTGTGTACGCACCGCAGCCAATGCCTGGGGACGTTCAGTAATTGCCCCTACATGGTCTCTTATGTCTCTGCTGAAACGTCTACATCGGGAATACTAGTGGAAGATGTTCTGCACTTAACACAAGAAGATAATCACCATGACCTTGTTGAGGCAAATGTCATATTTGG ATGTGGACAAATTCAGAGTGGATCATTCTTAGATGTTGCTGCTCCCAATGGTTTGTTTGGGCTAGGTATGGAGAAAATATCAGTTCCTAGCATGTTATCAAGGGAAGGATTTACAGCAGATTCATTCTCCATGTGTTTCGGACGTGATGGCATTGGAAGGATAAGTTTTGGGGACAAGGGAAGTTTTGATCAAGATGAGACTCCGTTTAATCTGAACCCATCACA CCCTACCTATAACATCACAGTCACTCAAGTACGTGTAGGAACAACTGTAATTGATGTGGAATTCACAGCTCTTTTTGATTCTGGGACCTCTTTTACATATTTGGTTGATCCAACCTATACAAGGCTTACCGAGAGC TTTCATTCCCAAGTACAAGACAGGCGGCATAGATCAGATTCAAGAATCCCTTTTGAATATTGTTATGATATGAG TCCTGATGCAAATACTAGCCTGATTCCTAGTGTGAGTTTAACTATGGGAGGTGGAAGCCATTTTGCTGTTTATGATCCAATAATTATTATCTCAACTCAG AGCGAACTTGTATATTGTCTAGCAGTCGTCAAAAGTGCTGAACTAAACATAATTGGAC AAAACTTCATGACTGGTTACCGTGTCGTATTTGACCGAGAAAAGCTCGTATTGGGATGGAAGAAATTTGATT GTTACGACATTGAGGATCATAATGATGCCATCCCAACAAGACCACGCTCACACGCAGATGTGCCTCCTGCTGTTGCTGCAGGGCTTGGTAATTACCCTGCCACTGATTCAACTAGAAAATCCAAATACAACTCTCAGAGGTCAATTGCATCACCATCTTCACATTGTAGCCATTCTTCACTTCCAACTTTCCTCGGATTTCTTGTATtgtgttttgtttatattctatAG